One genomic segment of Profundibacter amoris includes these proteins:
- a CDS encoding sulfotransferase family protein has protein sequence MGRKPDLICIGAQKSGTTWLHDVLSERPDIWVPPFKELHFFDHKFNNENKAWTGWHVRKGVQIAKSRYLKENMSPDPKYIKYLDSILEKPMFNGTWYKRIFSQAPINSICLDVTPAYSCISEKGVSFVSNFLKEAKFIYIIRPPFERALSQLRMDITRRGTPLSKGEWVERATMPILFTRGDYKLNIPRWSAHFDQKRLLFLPFHGIIKEPYQFLKQVEQFAGLLPFEGYTKATKKIHKSEQITFPTYVLDIIREKTLEQDQFIKWYFGSDYLNE, from the coding sequence TTGGGTAGAAAACCAGACCTCATATGTATAGGTGCACAAAAATCGGGCACAACATGGTTGCATGATGTCTTATCTGAAAGACCCGATATCTGGGTTCCGCCATTTAAAGAACTCCATTTTTTCGATCATAAATTCAATAATGAGAACAAGGCATGGACAGGTTGGCACGTCAGAAAAGGTGTGCAAATAGCCAAATCCCGTTACCTAAAGGAAAATATGAGCCCAGATCCTAAGTATATTAAATATTTAGACTCGATCCTTGAAAAACCGATGTTTAATGGAACATGGTACAAAAGAATATTTTCCCAGGCGCCCATTAATTCGATATGCCTAGATGTAACCCCAGCGTACTCTTGTATCTCTGAAAAAGGAGTAAGTTTCGTTTCTAATTTTTTAAAAGAAGCGAAATTTATCTATATAATTCGCCCTCCATTTGAAAGGGCCTTATCCCAACTAAGAATGGATATCACAAGAAGAGGCACCCCTTTGTCGAAAGGTGAATGGGTGGAACGTGCAACGATGCCCATTCTTTTTACCAGAGGGGATTATAAACTTAATATTCCTCGATGGAGCGCACATTTTGATCAAAAGCGACTTCTATTTCTTCCATTTCATGGGATAATCAAAGAACCTTACCAATTCCTAAAACAAGTTGAACAATTCGCCGGATTATTACCATTTGAGGGTTATACAAAGGCAACAAAAAAAATTCATAAATCAGAACAAATTACCTTTCCTACATATGTTCTAGATATTATTAGAGAAAAAACGCTTGAACAGGACCAATTCATAAAATGGTATTTTGGGTCTGATTACTTAAATGAATGA